From a region of the Streptacidiphilus albus JL83 genome:
- a CDS encoding VirB4 family type IV secretion system protein translates to MRRRRNAADLPVLDLTEVLGRPAPLSHKPTATKKPRQRREPVAPRRGYARPYAGRAPRMPNAPVFRGSTGQVQGLYPWLYGASMPPAGAYIGVDCLAGGAFSCHPIEWLHRGLITNPNLLITGVPGTGKSATIKALVTRLAAYGVRAFILGDIKNEYAGLARAFGIAPVELGPGLRNRLNPLDAGPLGRNLPTDPEELRERLDEVHRRRITLLSSLLVMRLGRNLTPTEEAALSLAIQHASGQATGASYLTDPTIPQVWALLRDPLPEMAEDLRVRRADVTELREMIRPAADALGNMVRGSLSGLFDGPTTVRPDFAAPIQTVDLSRIDGRGDETVAMTLACVSSWGQAAIDEPGGPVRLVVRDELWRAMRVPAMIRKLDSDLRLSRAQGTIQVLSTHRLSDFEAVGAQGSEEVSIARNLIASCDVRICLRQDTAPLAMTRDAIGLTDTECAHIASWSGEQIGRAIWKIGRSSSHVVQTILSPIERQLYYTNERMAV, encoded by the coding sequence ATGCGCCGCCGACGCAACGCCGCCGACCTCCCTGTCCTCGACCTGACCGAGGTGCTCGGCCGCCCGGCCCCCCTCTCCCATAAGCCCACTGCGACGAAGAAGCCGAGGCAGCGCCGGGAACCGGTCGCGCCCCGACGCGGCTACGCGCGCCCTTACGCCGGGCGGGCACCCCGGATGCCGAACGCCCCTGTGTTCAGGGGCAGCACCGGGCAGGTCCAGGGGCTGTACCCCTGGCTGTACGGGGCCTCCATGCCCCCGGCCGGCGCCTACATCGGCGTCGACTGTCTGGCGGGCGGTGCATTCTCCTGCCATCCGATCGAGTGGCTTCACAGAGGGCTCATCACGAACCCCAACCTCTTGATCACCGGAGTTCCCGGCACTGGTAAGAGCGCGACCATCAAGGCCCTGGTGACCCGCCTGGCTGCCTACGGCGTTCGCGCGTTCATCCTTGGCGACATCAAGAACGAGTACGCCGGACTGGCCAGAGCGTTCGGCATCGCCCCTGTCGAGCTCGGACCCGGGCTCCGGAACCGGCTCAACCCACTGGACGCCGGACCGCTCGGTCGCAACCTGCCCACCGACCCGGAGGAGCTTCGCGAGCGTCTGGACGAAGTCCACCGTCGCCGGATCACCTTGCTGTCTTCCCTGCTGGTGATGCGTCTTGGCCGCAACCTGACGCCCACGGAGGAAGCCGCCCTCTCCCTGGCCATCCAGCACGCCTCCGGCCAGGCGACCGGCGCCAGCTACCTCACCGACCCGACGATCCCACAGGTCTGGGCTCTGCTCCGGGATCCTCTGCCCGAGATGGCCGAGGACCTGCGCGTCCGCCGCGCCGACGTGACCGAACTGCGGGAGATGATCCGCCCAGCCGCCGATGCACTCGGCAACATGGTTCGCGGCTCCCTCAGCGGGTTGTTTGACGGCCCCACCACGGTCCGGCCCGACTTCGCCGCGCCGATCCAGACCGTTGACCTGTCCCGGATCGACGGCCGCGGTGACGAGACCGTGGCCATGACCCTCGCCTGCGTCAGCAGTTGGGGTCAAGCCGCGATCGACGAGCCCGGCGGCCCAGTGCGCCTGGTCGTGCGCGACGAGTTGTGGCGAGCGATGCGCGTGCCGGCCATGATTCGCAAGCTCGACTCGGACCTCCGGCTCTCCCGCGCTCAGGGCACCATCCAGGTGCTCAGCACCCACAGGTTGTCGGACTTCGAGGCTGTCGGCGCCCAGGGTAGCGAAGAGGTCAGCATCGCCCGGAACTTGATCGCCAGCTGCGACGTGCGGATTTGCCTGCGCCAGGACACTGCACCGCTGGCGATGACCCGCGATGCGATCGGCTTGACCGACACGGAGTGCGCGCACATCGCCAGCTGGTCTGGTGAGCAAATCGGTCGAGCGATCTGGAAGATCGGCCGGTCCTCCAGTCATGTGGTCCAGACCATCCTCAGCCCGATAGAGCGCCAGTTGTACTACACCAACGAGCGGATGGCTGTGTGA
- a CDS encoding SCO6880 family protein, producing the protein MSAETAPTRTYFGWQQEKVAFLFGLSVQRAAMLGSAVLAAIWPFAISYVRAGIVTWPLSLLLFLLAYVRIAGRTVDEWAVAFVSFEILRFRGQNRFLSGAFAPRNAATDEPKMDLPGILAPLAILEAESGSGSGDPIAVIHHQLDRTFTAVAKVRFPGIGLVDSHRRDQRVANWGQLLNSQCTEGNPIIRIQALQRLVPESGAALQRWHTDHVANDAPAVAVDITKSLLSTATLATSQREAYLAITMDAARAAGPIKAAGGGNAGAAAVLTRHLRALTSSIASADLQVESWLNPRELAEVLRTAFDPHSSRMLAERKAAATAAEFRGHGVPFEAGVDPAAAGPSAAESWRGRYDHDGARSVTYSVRNWPKTKVYSTALAPLLGEGQYRRSLNIHIEPRGPRAAEREVMQERTAREVAVSMRHKTGQIIPEHEKAALRHAEAQDQERAAGHGLVRYTAYCTVTVTDLADLEDACAALEADANQGRIELQRMWLAQDVGFALGALPVGMGLPKKRVA; encoded by the coding sequence GTGAGCGCCGAGACGGCCCCCACTCGCACGTACTTCGGATGGCAACAGGAGAAGGTCGCTTTCCTCTTCGGCCTCAGCGTCCAGCGAGCCGCCATGCTCGGCAGCGCCGTCCTCGCGGCGATCTGGCCGTTCGCTATCTCGTACGTCCGGGCCGGCATCGTGACCTGGCCCCTGTCCCTTCTCCTCTTCCTACTCGCGTACGTCCGCATCGCCGGCCGCACCGTTGACGAATGGGCGGTCGCCTTCGTGTCGTTCGAAATCCTCCGCTTCCGCGGGCAGAATCGTTTCCTCTCCGGCGCCTTCGCACCGCGCAACGCCGCCACGGACGAGCCGAAGATGGACCTGCCTGGCATCCTCGCCCCTCTGGCGATTCTCGAAGCAGAGAGCGGCAGCGGCAGTGGCGACCCGATCGCCGTGATCCACCACCAGCTCGACCGCACCTTCACCGCGGTCGCCAAGGTGCGTTTCCCCGGCATCGGCCTGGTCGACTCCCACCGGCGCGACCAGCGCGTGGCCAACTGGGGCCAGCTGCTCAACAGCCAGTGCACCGAGGGAAATCCGATCATTCGGATTCAGGCCCTCCAGCGCCTGGTCCCGGAGTCCGGCGCAGCGCTCCAGCGTTGGCACACCGACCACGTCGCCAACGACGCGCCCGCCGTCGCGGTGGACATCACCAAGTCGCTGCTCTCCACCGCCACCCTGGCCACCAGCCAGCGGGAGGCGTACCTCGCGATCACGATGGACGCCGCCCGCGCGGCCGGACCCATCAAGGCAGCCGGTGGCGGCAACGCGGGAGCCGCTGCCGTCCTGACCCGTCACCTCCGGGCCCTGACGTCCTCGATAGCCTCCGCGGACCTCCAGGTCGAGAGCTGGCTCAACCCCCGCGAACTCGCCGAGGTTCTGCGCACCGCCTTCGACCCCCACAGCAGCCGAATGCTCGCAGAGCGGAAGGCAGCAGCCACCGCGGCTGAGTTCCGCGGACACGGAGTCCCCTTTGAGGCAGGGGTCGACCCCGCAGCGGCGGGCCCCTCCGCTGCTGAGAGTTGGCGTGGCCGCTACGACCACGACGGTGCCCGGTCAGTCACCTACAGCGTCCGCAACTGGCCGAAGACCAAGGTGTACTCGACCGCGCTCGCCCCGCTGCTGGGCGAAGGCCAGTACCGCCGCAGCCTCAACATCCACATCGAGCCCCGCGGTCCCCGAGCTGCCGAGCGCGAGGTGATGCAGGAACGCACCGCCCGTGAGGTCGCCGTCAGCATGCGGCACAAGACCGGCCAGATCATCCCGGAGCATGAGAAGGCGGCCCTGCGCCACGCTGAGGCCCAGGACCAAGAACGCGCCGCTGGCCACGGCCTGGTGCGCTACACCGCCTACTGCACCGTCACCGTGACCGACCTCGCCGACCTCGAAGATGCCTGCGCGGCCCTGGAGGCCGACGCCAACCAGGGTCGCATCGAACTCCAGCGGATGTGGCTCGCCCAGGACGTCGGGTTCGCCCTCGGCGCGCTGCCGGTCGGCATGGGCCTGCCCAAGAAGCGGGTGGCCTGA